The DNA region TGCCGAGCCCGGCGCGGAGGATCGGGACGAGCGTGAGCTTCTTGCCGCTCACCTCGTGGCCGACCGTGCGCTCCAGCGGCGTCTCGACGGACACCTCGGCCAGCGCGAGGTCGGCGGTGGCCTCGTAGGCCATCAGCATCGCGATCTCGTCGACCAGCTCCTTGAAGATCTTGGTCGGCGTGCGGCGGTCGCGCAGCAGCGCGAGCTTGTGCTGCACCAGCGGGTGCCGCACGACCACGAGCGAGGCGGGCGTGTCCGCGTTGGTCGGCGCGCTGCCGTGCGCGTGGCCCTGCGCGACCGCGTCGGGCGTCGAGGTGGTGTCCATGCGGCGCAAGCTAGCGAGGCCCGGGACGGCGCAGAATGCCGCGTGACGGACGCGCGACAGGCGGCGCGCGCCTGCTCGCGCCGCTCTGGCGGGGAGATGCGTGCTGCGTATCTTCGCCGCAGTCGGGCCCATCAGCCGTCAGGACGCGCAGGCGTGACGCGTGGGCCGCCCGTTCCGGCATCCTCATCACGGAGACCGCGTGACCCTCCGCTCCACCATGCGCGCCCTCGTGCGCGATCGCCTCAAGCAGCACCCGCGCGTCTGGAAGGCACTCGTCGAAGCCGACACGCATCTGGAGCGGGCGCGCCACTCGGCGGCGACGGTGATCCCGGCGCTCATTCGCCCGGAGCCGCGGCACCTCGAGATCGCCATCACGGCGCACTGCAACCTGCGCTGCATGGGCTGCCGCTACGGACGCGAGTTCATGCCGGGCAGCCAGCTGCCGTGGCCCGTCGTCCGCGACCTGCTGGACGACGCGAAGGCGGCCGGGTTCTGGGACGTGCGCTTCTACGGAGGCGAGCCGCTCCTGCATCCGGATCTGCCGCGCATGATCGCGCACGCGCGCAGCATCGGCCTGGGCGCGTACGTCACGACGAACGGGATCCGCCTCGGCGACCGGATCGACGAGCTGTACGCCGCGGGGCTGCGCACCATCAACATCGGCTTCTACGGGACGGGCGCCACGTACGACGCCTACGTGCAGCGGAAGGACCGCTTCGAGCAGCTCACCAGGAGCCTCACGACGGTTCGCGAGCGCTACGGCTCGGACATCATGCTGCGCATCAACTGGCTGCTCATGCGTCCCTCGTGCAGCATCGAGGCGCTGCACTCCGCGTGGAGCTTCGCCGAGCGGTTCGATGCGCGCTTCCAGGTCGACCTGGTGCACTACTCGCTTCCGTACTTCACCGAGGGCCCCGACCGGATGCTGCAGTTCCGTCCCGAGGACCGCCCCGCCGTGGAGGAGGTGATCGCCGAGGTGTTGCGGCTGCGGGAGGCACATCCGGCGCGCTTCAACCACAGCGTCGAGGGGCTGCGCTCGGTGCCGGACTGGGTCATGAAGCTCGGCGACATGCGCGTGCCGTGCGACAGCCACCAGATGCTCTGGGTGGGCGCCGACGGCACGGTGCAGCAGTGCTATGTCACGTACCGGCTCGGCAACCTGCACGAGCAGCGCCTGCGCGACATGCTCTTCACGCGGGAGCACAACCGGTGCGCGCGCGACAGCTTCGCGCTCGGGTGCCCGAACTGCCACTGCCATTACGACCGGCGCGTACAGAAGCACGCGCCGAGCCGCGCGAAGTACTCGGCCGCCACCGCGCCGGACGTGCGCGTGCCGGCGCCTGCACCCGGACGCGTGCTGCCGACGCTGCCGAGCGCTCCCCCCGCGTGACCGTCGCCGCACCGACGGAGCTGGACCTCACGTTCACGGCGTCGGGTGCGACCCAGCACGTGTTCGTTTCCACCCACGAGCCGAGCGACGGCTGGGTCTACAAGACGCCGGCGATCCTCGATGCACTGCTGCCGTCACCGGTCACGTGGCGTACGGCGGTCGCCACGAGAGGATGGAAGCGCGCGGTGCTCGCGGCGTGCGTCGACGCCCGTCGACGGCTCGAGACCCACGATGGCGAGCGGCCGGTCCGCCTGCGCACGCTCGCCCGCCATGGCCTGCAACGCACCGCGACTCTCGCCGATCGCTGCGTCGATCACGCGTGGGCGGTGCGGCACCGGTCGGCGCGCCTTCGCCAGTTCCAGCGCATGTGCCTCGCGCTGCGCGAGCTGGCGTGCGGGCCGGCGAGCGACGTGGTGCTCCCGTTCCGGATCCTTCACGCGCGCTGCACGCTGCGCGTGGACGGGAGGGCGCACCAGTACGCCGGTCCGGTGCTGCAGCAGCGCCGGGCCGACCACTTCTTCGACTTCTTCACCGGCTTCGCCCTGTTCCGCTGGGCGGACGTCGCCGAGGGGCAGCACCGCCTCTGGCGCTGTGGGGTGGGGTTGGTGGACACGGACGAGATCCTTGGCCCGCGGAACTGGGCGCTGCTCGACGGCCGTCTGCATCTCGCCGACACCGGCTCCCTGACCACCGACCTGGCGCTGGCGCGCCGCGCGGTGGCCGCCGAGCTGCTGGACGCGCGCGAGGCGCAGATTCCCGTGTGGTGGCCGGCGAGTGCGGGGGAGCCGCTCGCCGAGTACTTCGCGTTCGTCCGCCGCGACGTCGGCGAGGCGCGCCTCGGCGCGCTGTGGGGGCTGGACCGGGCACGTCGCGACTGCAGCGAGCGCTCCACGCCTCGGTTGGTGCGCGGATCGGGCACAGGCTAGCGAGGCCCGGGACGGCGCAGAATGCCACCGCGGGACGCACGGGTCCGGTACGTGCAAGCTGATGCAGAACAGATGCGGTGGACGGCAACGCGACGTCGTCACGACTACATGACGACTCAGACAACGCGTGAGCCGCGTGTCACGAGGAACGGACGGCCTCTTGTGAAACGCTCGGCGCGTGTCTAACCATTGCGACGCCAACGTTCAACGCGCCGAGCCGGTCCGACTCACCCTCGCTCCAACGGCATGAAGGAATACCAGGCGGTCGTGCTCCGGTTGACGCGCCACCTTCGCGACGACGAGGACGCGCTGACGGATCTCCTGAACGAGCGGAGCCGCGGCGGGTGGGCGCCAACGATGATGTCGCAGGACGCGCAGCGACTGACGCTCGTCTTCGAGCGCGACGTCATCCCCGAGGGTTGACCCCCGAAGCCTGAGCAGGAACGCGCGGCATCGGCGAGCAGCGGCGCCGAGCCCGCCGCGGTGGCCCCGTGCTTGAACCTGGCGGGGCATGCCCTCGCAGCCCCGCTCCCTCCGCGCCGCCGCGCTCGCCCTCGGCGTCGCGCTGACGACCGCCGCCAACGGCGGCCAGTGCGCCGGCGCGCAGCCGCCCGCCGCCACGCCCGCCGACAGCGCGGCCACCAGTCCCACCGTCACCGCCACGTCGGCGGGCACGCTGCAGCGCCACGCCGAGGCGGCCGCGCTGGTGCGCACCGCCCGCGCGCTCGAGACGCGCGCGACGACGGCCGTCACGCTCGACGCGCCCCTGGCCGATTCGGCACGCACCGCGTATCGCCGTGCGGCGGAGCTGGCGCCCGCGGTCGCCGACTGGCTGCGCCTGCGCGCGCTCGCGCTGGAGCCCGACGCGACGGTGCGCGCCCGCGAGCGGGGCGCGATCACGACGCCCGCGGCGCGCGAGCGGCTGGACGTCGTCGAGGCGACGGCGCGCGCGCGGGGCGGCGACCTCGCGGGGGCGGCGACCGCCTGGGACGCGCTCGGCGCGGAAGCGACCGCGGCCACGCTGCGGCTGGACGACGCGACGCGCCGCGGCGACGCGAACGCCCGCGCGCAGCTGCGCGGCGTGCTCGCCGGCATCGTGCGCGACGGGCTCGCGCGCGCGAGCGCGCTGCCGGCGTCGCGTGTGGTCGGCCTGGATCGCGCCGACCTGCGCGAGGCGGCGACGGCGCTGGACAGCGCGTTCGCGCCGCTGCCGGCGGCCGAGCGACTGCTGGTGGCGCGCGCGCTGACGTCGGCGGGCGGCGCGGCGCCGACGCTCGCGCGCGCGGCGCAGGCGTGGGCCGCCGCGCTCGACGCGGGCGAGGGCGCACCCGAGGACCGCGCGGCGTACGGCGCGCTGCTGGCGCGCATGGGCCGGTGGCGCGACGCCGCCGCGCAGTACGCCCGCGCGCCGGGTGGCGAGGCGGCGTTCCAGGCGGCGCGCGCGCGGCTGCGCGCGGGCGACGGCGGCGGTGCGCGCAGCGGGCTGCAGGGCGTCCTCGCGCGCTACCCGGACGACGCGGCCGCGGCGAGCGCGCGCTACCTGCTCGCCGACCTGGCGGTGGACGACGGCCGCGAGCGCGACGCGCGCACCGCGTTCCGCGAGGTCGCCGCGCGCCACCCGCAGAGCGCGTGGGCGCCGCTGGCGGCGTTCCGGGGCGCGTTGCTCGCGTTCAGCGGCGCGCCCGCGCAGGCCGCGGCGGAGCTGGACTCGCTGGTGGCGCGCTGGCCCACCGCGGACGAGCGCACGGCGGCGACGTACTGGGCGGGGCGCGCGTGGGCGGCCGCCGGCGACGCCTCGCGCGCGCGCGATCGGTGGCGCGACGTCGTGTCGCGCGAGCCGGCGTCGTACTACGCGGGGCTCGCGGCGCGCCGCCTGTCGCAGGCGCCGTGGGTCCCGCCCGACGGCGCGGTGCCGACGGCCACCAGCGACGAGCAGGCGACCGCCGTCGCCGTCGCGCAGCGCGCGCAGCTCCTCGAGCGGCTCGGCATGGGATCGGAGGCGGGGCTGGAGCGCGACTGGCTGACGCGGTGGGCGGAGGAGAGCGTGCCGCGGCAGCTGGGCGCGGCCGCGGCGCTGCAGACGAGCGGGCGGCCCGGCCCGTCGATCCGGCTCGCCGCGCGCGCGGTGGAGGCGGGGGCGCCGCGCACCGTGCCGACGTACCGGCTGCTCAATCCGCTGCTCTACGGCGACGCGCTGCAGCGCGAGGCGACGGCGCGCGGCATCGAGCCCGCGCTCGCGGCGGCGCTCATCAAGCAGGAGTCGAACTTCACCGCCGACGCGGTGTCGCCGGTGGGCGCGCGCGGGCTGATGCAGCTGATGCCCGACGTGGGCCGCTCGCTGTGGACGTCGCGCGACGCGGCGGCGCGCGGTGCGTGGAACGCCGCGCTGCTGTTCGACCCGGAGGTGAACCTCGCCCTCGGGATGCGGCACCTGCGCGCGGCGCTCACCGGCTGGCCGCACCCCGCCTATGCACTCGCGGCGTACAACGCGGGCGCGTCGCGCGTGCGGCGCTGGCGCACGTCGCCCGGCGCGGACGACCCGGAGCTGTTCGTCGAGCGCATCCCGTACGAGGAGACGCGCGACTACGTGCGCATCGTGCTGCGCGGGCGCGACCTGTACCGGGCGCTGTATCCGCAGGCGCTGACGCCGGCGCGCTGAGCGTCGGCGGACGCCCGTTCGTCCCGCGCAGGTCCCGCTGGTCCCGCGAGCATCGCGCAGGGAGACGGGAGGGCGCAGAGTACCGGCGCGCATCGGCGCGCCGGACCTGTTGCCTGTGGGGAGGATGCGGATGCTCCGGATCGGAGC from Roseisolibacter agri includes:
- a CDS encoding radical SAM protein; the encoded protein is MTLRSTMRALVRDRLKQHPRVWKALVEADTHLERARHSAATVIPALIRPEPRHLEIAITAHCNLRCMGCRYGREFMPGSQLPWPVVRDLLDDAKAAGFWDVRFYGGEPLLHPDLPRMIAHARSIGLGAYVTTNGIRLGDRIDELYAAGLRTINIGFYGTGATYDAYVQRKDRFEQLTRSLTTVRERYGSDIMLRINWLLMRPSCSIEALHSAWSFAERFDARFQVDLVHYSLPYFTEGPDRMLQFRPEDRPAVEEVIAEVLRLREAHPARFNHSVEGLRSVPDWVMKLGDMRVPCDSHQMLWVGADGTVQQCYVTYRLGNLHEQRLRDMLFTREHNRCARDSFALGCPNCHCHYDRRVQKHAPSRAKYSAATAPDVRVPAPAPGRVLPTLPSAPPA
- a CDS encoding transglycosylase SLT domain-containing protein, translating into MPSQPRSLRAAALALGVALTTAANGGQCAGAQPPAATPADSAATSPTVTATSAGTLQRHAEAAALVRTARALETRATTAVTLDAPLADSARTAYRRAAELAPAVADWLRLRALALEPDATVRARERGAITTPAARERLDVVEATARARGGDLAGAATAWDALGAEATAATLRLDDATRRGDANARAQLRGVLAGIVRDGLARASALPASRVVGLDRADLREAATALDSAFAPLPAAERLLVARALTSAGGAAPTLARAAQAWAAALDAGEGAPEDRAAYGALLARMGRWRDAAAQYARAPGGEAAFQAARARLRAGDGGGARSGLQGVLARYPDDAAAASARYLLADLAVDDGRERDARTAFREVAARHPQSAWAPLAAFRGALLAFSGAPAQAAAELDSLVARWPTADERTAATYWAGRAWAAAGDASRARDRWRDVVSREPASYYAGLAARRLSQAPWVPPDGAVPTATSDEQATAVAVAQRAQLLERLGMGSEAGLERDWLTRWAEESVPRQLGAAAALQTSGRPGPSIRLAARAVEAGAPRTVPTYRLLNPLLYGDALQREATARGIEPALAAALIKQESNFTADAVSPVGARGLMQLMPDVGRSLWTSRDAAARGAWNAALLFDPEVNLALGMRHLRAALTGWPHPAYALAAYNAGASRVRRWRTSPGADDPELFVERIPYEETRDYVRIVLRGRDLYRALYPQALTPAR